From a single Silene latifolia isolate original U9 population chromosome 6, ASM4854445v1, whole genome shotgun sequence genomic region:
- the LOC141587922 gene encoding uncharacterized protein LOC141587922 gives MRRVREKLEGYYGMEVDSVGRSGGLAFLWRKEVDCTFVSASVHHMDYVIREEEKEWRVTGFYGWPAVSDRHLSWKLLRILGEQSTLPWLCVGDYNEILFSTEMLGGSRAQWQMNNFQAAVDDCGLRDVQWEGHQFTWDNGQAGEANRQSMIDRAMGTSSWFDLFPYARLIHLEREWSDHAPIKLVFNYRERECEPTRAFKFEQMWVGEMGCEEAVIRGVERGGGVLGESIRECARELQKWKKSDIRKIGCDMERKRKQLARLNQGSRTEENVRKRKKLVAELANLQRQEEQYWRQRSRALWLRDGDRNTKFFHLRAAERKRKNHIAKLINDDGVSCMGREEVSTVAVNYFRELFTSSRPRDFDGLLAGLEGRVDERMNLGLRADYREEEVVEALNQMHPLKAPGPDGMNALFYHSYWHIIGPDVVRAVLGILRGELAPNEFNKTNIVLIPKKKAPDKIRDFRPISLCNVVYKIVSKVLANRLKPFLGEIVSENQSAFTPGRLITDNILVAFELFHHMKNSRQTDGYMALKLDMAKAYDRVEWEFLRRVLRVMGFDGAWVSRVMDCVTSVTFSVLINGVPTEEFQPERGLRQGDPLSPYLFILCAEALSNLLKKAVERDALHGVRVTASAPAVSHLLFADDSIFFTRANLMEADVINNILRSYEAASGQLVSLDKTTVSFSKGVPRGQRDVLVERLGVTEVEVQERYLGLPTVIGRSKKVITDILRDKLSKRLQGWRGKILSRAGREVLIKAVANSLPTYVMSVFKIPANFCNELCSMVSRFWWGHGEGKRGIFWVAWRKLCRPKCEGGMGFRDFGSFNLALLGKQAWRLVTNDSCLWARVMKAKYYPSTDFMEAGLGHTPSYTWRGILEARAGLEKGLRRRVGDGNDTKIWGQAWICGTQTGKVISPCSVGNEHLTVSHLLEPGRRSWDLAKVEEFFLPFERERVLSIRLSPNGGTDSWYWGLEKDGEYSVKSAYAMLEDFREEGGGPSVWEKEKWLWNRLWKIPVWPRIKLFFWQLCSEALATTDNIAARIRGESSLCFLCSSYSESCLHLFRDCGVAKWVWESLGLDDEDEVVHCNVREWIEQRWRELDARDCGKFMVGCWALWEHRNKAAFEGRDVDPDRVVRRVVDVIQEGVGGDVAGLSRKGETGMEIEKEGWRPAPEGEVKLNVDAGVKEGEGVGTGIVCRDSDGSVLWGVSIARDVAWEPWVAEAVAILDALQEAARRGAQKVVVESDCLQVIEALKEKRSGRSILAQVLDDIFIICNSFLSVSWSYTNRLNNSVAHALAHAIPRIEGRVDWLNVLPPMANSAALFDLSLIK, from the coding sequence ATGCGGAGGGTTCGTGAAAAGCTGGAAGGGTATTATGGTATGGAAGTGGATAGCGTGGGGAGGTCGGGGGGTCTTGCGTTTTTGTGGAGAAAAGAGGTTGATTGTACTTTTGTCTCGGCCTCTGTGCATCACATGGATTACGTTATTCGAGAGGAGGAGAAGGAGTGGCGAGTTACGGGCTTTTATGGGTGGCCAGCTGTGTCTGACAGACACCTTTCTTGGAAGCTGCTACGCATTTTAGGGGAACAATCAACTCTTCCTTGGCTCTGCGTTGGAGACTACAATGAAATTTTATTTTCTACTGAGATGTTGGGAGGGAGTCGAGCACAGTGGCAGATGAATAACTTCCAAGCAGCTGTCGACGATTGTGGCCTTCGAGATGTGCAGTGGGAGGGGCACCAGTTTACTTGGGATAATGGGCAAGCGGGGGAGGCGAATCGACAAAGTATGATTGATAGAGCCATGGGCACAAGCTCATGGTTCGATCTTTTCCCCTATGCCAGATTGATACACTTGGAACGGGAATGGTCGGACCATGCCCCCATTAAACTGGTGTTTAATTACAGGGAGAGGGAGTGTGAACCGACAAGGGCCTTCAAATTCGAGCAAATGTGGGTTGGGGAAATGGGGTGTGAAGAGGCGGTTATCCGGGGAGTTGAGCGTGGGGGAGGAGTGTTGGGGGAGTCCATTAGAGAGTGTGCCCGGGAATTGCAGAAGTGGAAGAAGAGTGACATTCGCAAGATTGGGTGTGATATGGAGAGAAAACGGAAACAGCTAGCTAGGCTTAATCAGGGAAGCCGTACTGAAGAAAATGTTCGCAAGAGGAAAAAACTTGTAGCTGAGCTCGCGAATTTGCAACGACAGGAGGAACAGTACTGGCGGCAGAGATCGAGAGCCCTTTGGCTTCGGGATGGGGACCGAAATACGAAGTTCTTTCATCTTAGAGCTGCGGAGAGAAAGAGGAAAAATCATATTGCTAAGTTAATAAATGATGATGGAGTGAGCTGTATGGGTAGGGAGGAAGTGAGCACGGTAGCTGTGAACTATTTCCGTGAGCTGTTTACGTCGTCAAGGCCGCGTGATTTCGATGGTCTGCTAGCTGGGTTGGAGGGCCGTGTTGATGAACGGATGAATTTGGGGTTGCGAGCTGATTACCGTGAGGAAGAGGTAGTTGAGGCTTTAAACCAAATGCATCCTCTTAAAGCACCCGGACCAGATGGTATGAATGCGCTATTTTATCATTCTTATTGGCATATTATTGGTCCTGATGTTGTCCGAGCTGTGTTGGGTATTTTGCGGGGTGAGCTGGCCCCGAATGAATTTAATAAGACTAATATCGTTCTAATTCCGAAGAAAAAGGCGCCCGATAAAATTCGCGACTTTCGACCCATTAGCTTATGTAATGTGGTTTATAAGATTGTGTCCAAGGTCCTGGCAAATAGACTGAAACCTTTCCTTGGAGAGATTGTGTCGGAAAATCAGAGCGCTTTTACCCCGGGCCGATTAATTACGGATAACATTCTAGTTGCTTTTGAGCTGTTCCATCACATGAAAAATTCGAGACAGACGGACGGATACATGGCTCTGAAACTGGATATGGCTAAGGCTTACGACAGGGTGGAATGGGAATTTTTACGGAGAGTCCTGCGGGTTATGGGTTTTGATGGGGCATGGGTCAGTCGGGTTATGGATTGTGTTACTTCTGTCACCTTCTCGGTTCTCATTAATGGTGTACCCACGGAGGAGTTCCAGCCGGAGCGGGGGTTACGACAGGGGGATCCTCTATCCCCATATTTATTCATTCTTTGTGCTGAAGCTCTGTCTAATTTATTAAAAAAAGCTGTTGAAAGGGATGCTCTTCATGGTGTGCGTGTGACGGCCTCAGCTCCAGCTGTCTCTCATCTCTTGTTTGCAGACGATAGCATATTTTTTACCCGTGCAAACTTGATGGAAGCtgatgtgattaataatattttaCGGAGTTATGAGGCGGCTTCGGGGCAGCTTGTGAGCTTAGACAAAACCACGGTCTCTTTTAGCAAGGGTGTGCCGAGAGGTCAGAGGGACGTTCTCGTGGAACGTTTGGGTGTGACGGAAGTTGAAGTGCAGGAGCGTTACTTGGGGTTACCAACGGTGATAGGTCGATCTAAGAAAGTCATTACTGACATTCTTCGAGACAAGCTGAGCAAAAGATTACAAGGTTGGCGTGGGAAAATATTGTCGAGGGCTGGTAGGGAGGTTCTTATAAAGGCAgtggccaattcactccctacctatgtgatgagtgttTTTAAAATTCCTGCTAACTTCTGTAATGAATTATGCTCGATGGTGTCTCGCTTTTGGTGGGGGCATGGGGAAGGGAAACGAGGTATTTTTTGGGTTGCTTGGAGGAAATTGTGTCGGCCGAAATGTGAGGGTGGTATGGGGTTTCGTGATTTTGGTAGTTTCAATCTTGCTCTTCTTGGGAAGCAGGCATGGCGGTTGGTTACGAATGACAGCTGTCTATGGGCCCGTGTTATGAAAGCTAAGTATTACCCGTCGACTGATTTTATGGAAGCAGGGCTAGGTCACACCCCGAGTTATACGTGGAGAGGTATTCTTGAAGCGAGGGCCGGGTTGGAGAAGGGGTTGAGGCGACGAGTGGGGGACGGGAATGACACCAAGATTTGGGGGCAGGCGTGGATATGTGGAACCCAGACGGGTAAGGTAATTTCTCCGTGCAGCGTGGGTAATGAACATTTGACGGTCTCTCATTTATTGGAGCCGGGTAGGAGGAGCTGGGATTTGGCGAAGGTGGAGGAGTTTTTTCTGCCGTTTGAGAGGGAAAGGGTATTGAGCATTCGCTTGAGCCCGAACGGGGGCACTGACTCGTGGTATTGGGGGTTGGAGAAGGATGGGGAATATTCGGTGAAATCGGCTTATGCTATGCTTGAGGATTTCCGAGAGGAGGGAGGAGGACCGTCGGTTTGGGAGAAGGAGAAATGGCTATGGAATCGATTGTGGAAAATCCCGGTTTGGCCTCGTATCAAGCTCTTTTTCTGGCAGCTGTGTAGTGAAGCTCTAGCAACGACAGATAATATTGCGGCCCGAATTAGAGGTGAGTCTTCTCTTTGCTTTCTTTGCTCTTCTTATTCTGAGTCGTGTCTTCACTTGTTCCGGGATTGTGGGGTGGCTAAATGGGTTTGGGAGAGTTTAGGGcttgatgatgaggacgaggtggtGCATTGCAATGTGAGGGAATGGATCGAACAAAGGTGGAGGGAGTTGGATGCTCGGGATTGTGGTAAGTTTATGGTGGGATGCTGGGCGCTATGGGAGCATCGCAATAAGGCGGCCTTCGAGGGGCGGGATGTTGACCCTGACCGTGTGGTGCGACGGGTTGTTGATGTGATTCAAGAGGGAGTAGGGGGGGATGTGGCGGGGTTGAGCAGGAAAGGAGAGACGGGAATGGAGATAGAGAAGGAGGGGTGGAGACCGGCACCTGAGGGGGAGGTTAAATTAAATGTTGACGCGGGAGTAAAGGAGGGTGAAGGGGTTGGAACGGGTATTGTATGTCGAGATAGTGATGGTTCGGTTTTATGGGGTGTTTCGATTGCGAGAGATGTTGCTTGGGAGCCATGGGTTGCGGAAGCGGTTGCTATTTTGGATGCCTTACAGGAAGCTGCGAGGAGAGGAGCCCAGAAAGTGGTGGTGGAAAGTGACTGTCTTCAGGTGATCGAGGCGTTGAAGGAGAAGCGATCTGGACGAAGTATTCTGGCACAAGTTTTAGATGAcatttttattatttgtaatagtTTTCTTTCAGTTTCATGGTCTTACACTAATCGTTTGAACAATAGTGTCGCTCATGCTTTAGCTCATGCGATTCCTAGGATCGAGGGTAGAGTAGATTGGTTGAATGTTTTACCGCCTATGGCGAACTCGGCTGCgttgtttgatttatcgttaaTTAAGTAA